One window of the Anas acuta chromosome 12, bAnaAcu1.1, whole genome shotgun sequence genome contains the following:
- the DIS3L gene encoding DIS3-like exonuclease 1: MLRTEKVLQLRSQQGRSVRVVREHYLRLDVPCRSALCRAGCPGDGKLLSDDVTHYVVPDWKVVQDYLEVLEFPELKGIIFMQTACQAVQHQKGRRQYNKLRNLVKDARHDCIVFANEFHQHSYRPREKGESMEKWQTRSIYNAAVWYYNHCLGQMPVVMVTEDEDAIRQYGNETEGVFVISFKNYLDNFWPDLKAAHELFDSIVQARHERETESQENNGKEYPEHLPMEILEAGIKSGRYIQGTLNVNKHRAQLEAFVRLQGFGSKETDLQSDILIYGARARNRAIHGDVVAVELLPSQEWKGRIVALCENETEDKAPADTTGDPMPTGKVVGIIQKNWRDYVVTFPSKEESQSQGRNAQKILVTPWDYRIPKIRISTQQAEALQEYRVVVRIDSWESNSVYPNGHFVRVLGRIGDLEGEIAAILVENSISVAPFSEIQMSEMPTSSSKNPWKVNPEEEKKRLDLRDTHLIFSIDPKGCEDVDDALSVRTLPNGNLELGVHIADVTCFVAANSYTDVEAKARATTYYLADRRYDMLPAVLSADICSLLSGVDRYAVSVLWELERESYEILRVCYNKTIIRSAYKLVYEVAQGLLDGDTSVVDDIPELKDLDERTRKKKLDELVWAISKLTDIARHVRAKRDSCGALELEGVEIRVQLDDKKNIHDLIPKQPLEVHETVAECMILANHWVAKKISENFPHQALLRQHPPPRQEFFTELRECASAKGFPIDTRSNKTLAESLDKADDPLDPLVNKLLRCMATHAMSNALYFSTGSCSEEEFHHYGLALDKYTHFTSPIRRYADIVVHRLLMAATLKETKDVKDKVLSNKDLEELCRHINNRNRAAQHAQKQSTELFQCMYFKDKTPETDERCIADGVIYSIRTNGVLVFVPRYGIKGAAYMKNKEGLVISCQGDRSCEWKPGSLQRFQNKITSTTTTGDSVTLSLFDHITVKILVQTSRSHADTIKLEIIKNAPYQTSATEVSQKNFNVVKSDLVKEVSQSAETAQHTQEKARVEVIEEEYRQYCQTKGPSLYQLLEEIRDLALLDVSADIRT, from the exons ATGCTCCGTACGGAGAAAGTCCTGCAGCTGCGGAGCCAACAGGGCCGCTCGGTGCGCGTCGTGAGGGAGCACTACCTGCGGCTCGATGTGCCGTGCCGCAGCGCCCTGTGCCGGGCCGGCTGCCCCGGCG ATGGCAAATTGTTATCAGATGATGTGACTCATTACGTTGTCCCAGACTGGAAGGTTGTTCAAGATTACCTTGAGGTTCTTGAGTTTCCTGAGCTGAAAGGTATTATTTTCATGCAAACAGCGTGTCAAGCTGTGCAACATCAAAAAGGTCGCAG ACAGTACAACAAGTTGCGAAATCTAGTGAAGGATGCCCGTCATGACTGTATAGTGTTTGCTAATGAATTCCACCAGCATTCATACCGGccaagagagaaaggagaatcGATGGAGAAATGGCAGACCAG GAGTATTTACAATGCAGCAGTCTGGTATTACAATCACTGCTTGGGTCAGATGCCAGTTGTTATGGTAACAGAAGATGAAGATGCTATCAGGCAGTAcggaaatgaaacagaaggagTGTTTGTGATTTCCTTCAAG AATTACTTGGATAACTTTTGGCCTGACTTAAAGGCTGCCCACGAACTCTTTGACTCTATAGTTCAAGCTCGGCATGAACGGGAGACTGAAAGCcaagaaaacaatggaaaagaaTATCCTGAGCACTTACCCATGGAAATACTGGAGGCTGGGATCAAATCTGGAAGATATATTCAG GGTACTCTCAATGTCAATAAACATCGAGCACAATTGGAAGCCTTTGTTCGACTTCAGGGATTTGGCAGCAAAGAAACAG acCTTCAAAGTGACATCCTTATTTATGGGGCCAGAGCTCGAAATCGTGCAATCCACGGTGATGTGGTAGCTGTAGAGTTACTACCTTCGCAAGAATGGAAAGGAAGGATTGTTGCCCTTTGTGAAAATGAGACAGAGGATAAAGCACCTGCAGACACCACTGGTGATCCTATGCCCACAG GTAAAGTTGTTGGAATCATTCAAAAGAACTGGAGGGATTATGTGGTCACTTTCCCTTCTAAAGAAGAAAGCCAGTCCCAGGGCAGAAATGCTCAGAAAATCCTTGTTACACCTTGGGACTACAGAATTCCCAAAATCCGGATCAGTACGCAGCAAGCTGAAGCACTACAG GAGTACAGAGTTGTTGTGCGCATTGATTCTTGGGAATCAAATTCTGTATATCCAAATGGACACTTTGTGAGGGTTTTGGGAAGAATTGGAGATCTTGAAGGGGAAATTGCAGCTATTCTGGTGGAGAACAGCATTTCTGTAGCCCCTTTCTCAGAAATCCAG ATGAGCGAAATGCCCACGAGTTCTTCAAAGAATCCGTGGAAGGTGAatccagaggaggaaaaaaaacgtCTCGACTTGAGAGATACACACTTGATATTCAGCATTGACCCGAAAGGCTGTGAGGATGTTGATGACGCGCTATCCGTTAGAACTCTGCCTAATGGCAATCTAGAGCTGGGTGTCCACATTGCAGACGTAACCTGCTTTGTGGCAGCGAATTCTTACACTGATGTTGAGGCAAAAGCAAG GGCAACAACTTACTATTTGGCGGATCGTCGTTACGATATGCTGCCCGCTGTATTGAGTGCTGACATATGCTCTCTTCTTAGTGGAGTCGATAG gtaTGCTGTAAGCGTCTTGTGGGAACTAGAAAGAGAGTCCTATGAAATACTGAGAGTCTGCTACAATAAAACCATCATCCGGTCTGCGTACAAGCTAGTCTACGAAGTAGCACAGGGATTATTAGATGGAGACACAAGTGTTGTTGATGATATCCCAGAACTGAAAGACTTGGATGAAAGaactagaaagaagaaattggaTGAATTGGTTTGGGCAATATCAAAACTCACTGACATAGCACGGCACGTTAGAGCTAAGCGGGACAGCTGTGGTGCTCTAGAACTAGAAGGGGTAGAAATCCGAGTGCAACTGgatgacaaaaaaaacattcacGATCTCATCCCCAAGCAGCCACTGGAGGTGCATGAGACTGTAGCAGAATGTATGATTCTTGCCAACCACTGGGTGGcaaaaaagatttcagaaaactTCCCTCATCAAGCTTTGCTGCGTCAACATCCTCCACCACGACAGGAATTTTTTACTGAACTTCGAGAATGTGCCAGTGCCAAAGGTTTCCCAATAGACACACG GTCTAACAAAACATTGGCTGAGTCCCTGGATAAAGCAGATGATCCATTGGATCCACTTGTAAACAAACTGTTGCGATGTATGGCCACTCATGCAATGTCGAATGCATTGTACTTCTCAACTGGCTCTTGTTCTGAAGAGGAGTTTCATCATTACG gACTCGCTCTAGATAAGTACACTCATTTTACTTCTCCAATTAGAAGATATGCTGACATAGTTGTCCACAGACTCTTGATGGCAGCCACTCTGAAGGAAACTAAAGATGTTAAGGATAAAGTACTCAGCAATAAGGATCTTGAGGAACTGTGCAGACACATTAATAACAGGAACAGG GCAGCCCAGCATGCTCAGAAACAGTCTACTGAACTCTTCCAGTGCATGTACTTCAAAGACAAAACCCCAGAAACAGATGAGCGCTGCATAGCAGATGGTGTTATCTACTCAATTCGAACAAATGGCGTGCTTGTTTTTGTACCAAG ATACGGAATCAAAGGTGCTGCttatatgaaaaacaaagaaggcTTAGTCATCTCTTGTCAAGGTGACAGAAGCTGCGAGTGGAAGCCTGGATCGCTTCAGCGGTTTCAGAACAAAATTACTTCCACTACAACCACTGGAGATTCAGTTACATTAAGTCTTTTCGATCACATAACA GTGAAAATACTTGTGCAGACGTCCCGCTCCCATGCTGACACAATCAAGCTTGAAATAATCAAGAATGCACCGTACCAGACTTCAGCCACAGAGGTTTCCCAGAAGAATTTCAATGTGGTGAAATCTGATTTGGTAAAAGAAGTCAGCCAGTCTGCAGAAACTGCCCAGCACACTCAAGAAAAAGCAAGAGTTGAAGTGATTGAAGAAGAGTATCGGCAGTACTGCCAGACAAAGGGACCAAGCTTATACCAGCTGCTAGAGGAGATCAGGGACTTGGCTCTATTGGATGTTTCAGCTGATATCAGAACTTGA